The stretch of DNA CGGCCGAGACCCAGCGCGAAGCCTTTGTCACGCAGAAGCTGAAGTCGGCGCGCGGCCCGGTGATTGCCTCGACCGACTACGTGCGCACCTTCGCCGAGCAGATCCGTCCGTACGTGCCGCGCCGCTACGTGGTGCTGGGCACCGACGGCTTCGGCCGCTCGGACACGCGCGAGAAGCTGCGCCACTTCTTCGAAGTGGACCGCTACTGGGTCACGCTGGCCGCGCTCAAGGCGCTGGCCGACGAAGGCGCGATCGGCCGCGACAAGGTCGCCGAGGCCATCAAGAAGTACAACCTCGACCCGAACAAGCCCAACCCGATGTCGGTCTGATCCGGCAGCCTGCACCCACCCCCGCAGTACGGCAACGCCGTGCCGCGGGCGCCCCGGCACAGTCCCGATGGCGCCTTGCGGCATGGCGGCGTGACAGAAGCGGGCGGCGAAGGTAATCTCGCCGCTTGCGGATGTCGCGCGTGCCGGCCTGCTCAGGAGACACTGAATGAGTCAAGCAATTGAAATCAAGGTGCCGGATATCGGCGACTATGACGCCGTCCCCGTCATCGAAGTGCATGTGAAACCCGGCGACAGCATCAACGCGGAAGACGCGCTGGTGACGCTGGAATCGGACAAGGCCACCATGGACGTGCCCTCGCCGCAGGCCGGCGTGGTCAAGGACGTCCGCATCAAGGTGGGCGACAACGTGTCCGAAGGCTCGGTGCTGGTGATGCTCGAAGCGGCGAACGAGGCCTCCGCGGCACCGTCCGCCGCCGCGCCCGCTCCGGCGCCTGCCGCCGCGGCACCTGCGCCCGCTCCCGCGCCGGCAGCTGCTCCCGCGGCTGCGCCTGCTGCCGGCGGTGGCGGCACAGTCGAGGTCAAGGTGCCCGATATCGGCGACTACGATGCCGTGCCGGTCATCGAAGTCCACGTCAAGCCGGGCGACACCATCAACGCGGAAGACGCGCTGGTGACGCTGGAATCCGACAAGGCAACCATGGACGTGCCGTCGCCGCAGGGCGGCGTGGTCAAGGAAGTCAAGGTCAAGGTTGGCGACAATGTGTCCGAAGGCACGCTGCTGCTGATCCTGGAAGGCGCCGCCGGCGCGGCCGCCGCACCGGCTCCGGCTGCCGCGGCGGCCCCGGCCCCGGCCCCGGCCGCAGCCAGCGCGCCCGTCCCGGCCCCCGCGCCCACGGCTGCCCCCGCGCCGGCAGCAGCGCCCGCCGCCGCGCCGGCAGTCGCTGGCGTAAGCGGCAAGGCCGCCCATGCCAGCCCCTCGGTGCGCAAGTTCGCGCGCGAGCTGGGCGTCGACGTGTCGCGCGTGGCCGGCACCGGCCCCAAGGGCCGCATCACCCAGCAGGACGTGCAGAGCTACGTCAAGGGCGTGATGACCGGCCAGGCCGCCGCGCCGGCCCAGGCCGCCGCGGCTGGCGGCGGCGGTGGCGAGCTTGGCCTGCTGCCGTGGCCGAAGGTCGATTTCACCCGCTTCGGCGAGGTCGAAAGCAAGGCCCTGTCGCGCATCAAGAAGATTTCCGGCGCCAACCTGCACCGCAACTGGGTCATGATCCCGCACGTCACCAACCATGACGAAGCGGACATCACCGAGCTGGAAGCCTTCCGCGTGCAGCTGAACAAGGAAAACGAGAAGTCCGGCATCAAGGTGACCATGCTGGCCTTCATGATCAAGGCCACGGTCGCGGCGCTGAAGAAGTTCCCCAACTTCAATGCCTCGCTCGATGGCGACAACCTGGTGCTGAAGAAATACTTCAACATCGGTTTTGCCGCCGACACCCCGAACGGCCTGGTCGTGCCGGTGATCAAGGACGCCGACAAGAAGGGCGTGCTCGAGATCAGCCAGGAAATGAGCGAGCTGGCCAAGCTGGCGCGCGACGGCAAGCTCAAGCCGGACCAGATGCAGGGCGGCTGCTTCTCGATCTCGTCGCTGGGCGGCCTGGGCGGTACGTACTTCACGCCGATCATCAATGCGCCGGAAGTGGCCATCATGGGCGTGTGCAAGTCGTTCCAGAAACCGGTGTGGGACGGCAAGCAGTTCGTGCCGCGCCTGACGCTGCCGCTGTCGCTGTCGTGGGACCACCGCGTCATCGACGGTGCCGAGGCCGCGCGCTTCAACACGTACTTTGCGCAATTGCTGGCGGAC from Cupriavidus taiwanensis encodes:
- the aceF gene encoding dihydrolipoyllysine-residue acetyltransferase → MSQAIEIKVPDIGDYDAVPVIEVHVKPGDSINAEDALVTLESDKATMDVPSPQAGVVKDVRIKVGDNVSEGSVLVMLEAANEASAAPSAAAPAPAPAAAAPAPAPAPAAAPAAAPAAGGGGTVEVKVPDIGDYDAVPVIEVHVKPGDTINAEDALVTLESDKATMDVPSPQGGVVKEVKVKVGDNVSEGTLLLILEGAAGAAAAPAPAAAAAPAPAPAAASAPVPAPAPTAAPAPAAAPAAAPAVAGVSGKAAHASPSVRKFARELGVDVSRVAGTGPKGRITQQDVQSYVKGVMTGQAAAPAQAAAAGGGGGELGLLPWPKVDFTRFGEVESKALSRIKKISGANLHRNWVMIPHVTNHDEADITELEAFRVQLNKENEKSGIKVTMLAFMIKATVAALKKFPNFNASLDGDNLVLKKYFNIGFAADTPNGLVVPVIKDADKKGVLEISQEMSELAKLARDGKLKPDQMQGGCFSISSLGGLGGTYFTPIINAPEVAIMGVCKSFQKPVWDGKQFVPRLTLPLSLSWDHRVIDGAEAARFNTYFAQLLADFRRILL